gagctgccttcccaaacccctccatgctgggattaaAACAATCATTCTGTTGAAGTGGGAGGTTCTGGGGGGACTTCCTGGGTTCCTGTTCCTGCCATCAGCAGTTTGCCTCTTGCCTTTTCCCCCTGCAGCAACACGTCCACGATGGGCGCAAGGAGAGCCTGGATGGCTTTGTGAAGACCTTTGAGAAGCTGCCCACAACTGATGGCTACCCTGGCATCTATGCCTTAGACTGTGAAATGGTGAGTGCCCAACCACAGGGGCAAGGCACAGCCACAGGGAAGCTCCCTGGGGAAGGCCAAGGGTGGTGGTGCAGCTCTTGTCTCCCTGCCAccttctgtcccttctgctgAGGACTCTAAATCACACTGGTCCTGGGCATTGCAATTAGCTCTTGTTAATTGCTTTTAGCAAAGAATCCTGgcctcagttttgggctcctcactccaagaagtgcccaggtggccaagaagggcagcagcagcctggcctggagcagcaatggtgtgggcagcaggagcagggcagggatggtgcccctggactggcactggggaggctgcacctcaaatcctggggtcagttttgggtctctcactccaagaaggacattgaagtgctggaacaggtccagggaagggcaacaaagctggggaaaggtctggagaagaaggctggggaggagcagctgagggagctgggggtgtttggtgtggagaagaggagactgagggagacctcattgctctctccagctccctgagaggaggctgcagggaggtgggggttgagctctgctccctaggaacaagaggaaatggcttcagctggccccagggaaggtttaggctggacatgaggaacaatttcttccccttgggGATTGTCAGGGCCtggcccagagcagtggtggagtctccatccttggaggagGTTTCAAAGTcttgcagatgtggtgctgaggaccatggtttggtggtgccctggcattgctgggttcagggttggatgtgatgatctcaaagttcttctccaaccaaaccattctatgatccatgACTTGGGGGCTGTGTGCACCCctgaggggctgcagctctctgggcagtgcTTGCTGGCTGCActccctgtgctgtgtgtgggagctgcagctgaggtgATGCCAGGCTGGGCTTGCCCTGCTCCTGTCTCCATGGCTGCTCTGTTCCTTGCAGTGCTACACCAAGCAAGGCCTGGAGCTGACAAGAGTCACTGTGATCAACTCTGACCTGAAGGTGGTCTATGACACCTTTGTCAAACCAGACACCAAGGTGGTGGACTACAACACCAGGTGAGGACTTCCCTGGCTCAGAGGCCTGCTcaggctcagctgcagctctggtttGAACTCCACTGACCATTGTCCTTCCCTCTGAGTTGTGCCTTGGGGaactggcaccaagctgagagGAGTGGTTGATAAGAGTGAAGGACAGGAtggagccatccagagggacctgggcaggctgcagaggtggctgaggagaacctcaggaggttcagttAAGGCAAAGtgcacctaggttggggcaatcctgGGTAtccatccaggctgggggtgatgagattgagagcagccctgcagagaaggacttgggggtgctggtggggaagaagctggccaggagccagcaatgggcactggcagcacagaaggccaagggcagcctgggctgcatccaaagcagtgtggccagagctggagagagaggatcctgcccctctgctctgctctggggagacctcacctgcagggctggggccagctctggggctcccaccccaagaaggacctggagctgatggagcaggtccagaggaagccacgaaaatgaacagagggctggagaagctctgctgtggggccaggctgggagagttggggctggagaagagaaggctgcagggagacctcagagcagccttccagtacctgaagggactccagaagagctggggagggactttggacaaggtctgggagtgccaggatgaggaacaatggtttGGGACTGGatcagggcagagttaggttggacatcaggaggaagttctgcagagtgagggtggggagagactggaacaggttgcccagggaagtggttggggctccatccctggagccattcaaggtcagcctggatgtgtccctgtgcagcctgctctggttggagatgtccctgctgcctgcagggggttgcacAAGAGGAttcttgagggtcccttccaacctgaagcaATCTGTGAGCCTGTGGCTTGTGTAGTGATGGAAGCCTCctttctgctgttgctgtgcagATTCTCAGGGGTGACAGAAGAGGACCTGGAGAACACAAGCATCACCCTGAGGGATGTCCAGGCTGTGCTACTCAACATGTTCAGTGCAGACACCATCCTGATAGGGCACAGCTTGGAGAGTGACTTATTTGCACTAAAGGTAAGCTGCACGTCTGGTGGTTCCAcccctccctgcttccttcccaCCCCAGGGTTTCTTTGGTGTCTCCttccagctgctcagctcccagAAGCAGGAGGCCACAGGAGATGTGTCCTgtctgtggggcagggaggagctcTCTCTGCTGGAAGGCTCCTGTGGGTCACTCGTGGTGGCACTGCAGCTttggctgccctggggctgcccagaggggcagagctctccagagggggctgtgagggtgctggagcagagctcttTGGAGGGGCTGAGCTCCAATCATTCACCTTTCAGCCCTGCCAGAGACACAAGAACCCTCTCCTGGTGTCAGCATCCTTTGAGTGCTTGGCAGATCTGCTCAGCCAGGGTCAGGCCTAGGGTGCCCTGTGCCCTCTGGATGCCCACAGTAACTACTGTAGGAGCAGGCcaaggctctgtgctgctggagataATTCTCATGGTTTCTtatccccaaatcccagcatagtgaggtgggaagggacccctggagctcatccagtccaagccccagGCAcaagcagaatcacccagggcaggtctcacaggagcacaatgcccagggggggttggaagctctccacacaaggagactccacaacctctctgggcagcctgctccaggcctccagcaccctcacaccaaacaactttctcctcctgttcaggtggaacttcctggggtccagtttgtgtcccttgccccttggcctgtccctgggcaccactgagcagagtctggccccagcctcttgccccccacaacTCCTTTAGCTCtgtctgagcattgctcagctcccctctggggctgctctcctccaggctctcagccccagggctctcagcctttgctcctcacagagctgctccaggcccctcaagactctctccagtagttccctgtgcccttgaactggggagcccagaactggacccaggactgcaGAGGTAGCCTCATgaggacagagtagaggaggaggaggagaacctcccttgcccttctggccacactcttcctcacACATCctaggacaccattggccttttggctggctcctggtgaacttcttgtcccccagcactcccaggtacttctccacagagctgcttcccagtagGTCCTCcctcacctgccctgctgcaggaggttgttccccTGTGTatggtgcaggaccctacacttgccctggttgaactgcaggaggttcctctcccccagctctgcagcctgtccaggtctctcttaatgacagcagagcctggtgggttctcagccactcctcccagtctGGGACCAGCAGCAGTGTCCATGCCTGCCTGAGGCTCtctgtctgctttgctttgtgctgctctttgACCAAAGTTTGACCTTTCCTGGGTCTCgtttcctgcctgctcctcctcagtCAGCTTGTACCCCTCAGCCATCTGCTGTCCTCTCCTTGCCCACTGTGCACATAGATCGCCAGGGGCTTGTCCAGGGTGTCCTGGAAAGCTTGTGGCAGACAGGAGCTGAGTCTTCAGTCAGTGCTCAGAagccagagcctgctgcagccactctTGGCcatgctggaggagctgtggcTGCCAGCTCAGGGgatggcagggagcaggagctttGGATGCCTGCAAATCACTTCCTCCCTGGGTGGCTTCCCATTACCCTACCTCTTGTGGAgttcatcatcatcaccaaAAGATTATTTCCTGCTCCATCAGCAGGAAGTGGCTGCTTGGACCTCTCAGAAGCAGAGAGTGCCATGAGAAGGAACCCCAGCAGAGTGTGACAGGCCCTGGCACAtcagcacagcctccctgatGGCCTTGGCAGGGAAGTCGACCTCTGGCTAATGGCTGTGGCCAGCTCCAAGTGGTGACAGCTCTGCCATTTGTGTTTAAAGCCACATtagcctctctccatcttctGCTTCTCCATAACTGATGgtgcctgtgcctggctgggTGCCAGAGCTGACTGCACTCCAGCAGAGGTTACCCAGCgctggctgctcagcacagctcccagcatgtccctgctgagctgcagctcttctgaGGCACttcagagctgagctctgcgGCTGTTAGCAGTGGAGTTATAGACTGGCACCCAacatggcactggggaggccacaccttgagtcctggggtcagttttcagcccctcactccaagaatcagaaaattgtcagggttggaagggacctcaaggctcagccagttccaacccccctgccatgggcagagacacctcacaccacagcaggttgctcacagccacatccagcctggccttgaacacctccagggatgaggcttccaccacctccctgggcaacctgtgccaggctctcaccaccctcctggggaagaatttcttcctcacatccaatctgaatctccccacttctagttttgttccagcCCCCcggtcctatccctccctgacaccctcaaaagtccctccccagctttcttgtagaaaGATCCTTCAgatccttcagatcctggaaggccacaagaaggtctcctgggaggacattgagaggctggagcagggccagggaagggcaacaaagctggggaagggtctggagaagagggctggggaggagcagctgagagagctgggggtggttagtgtggagaagaggaggctgaaggagacctcattaccctctacagctcctgagaggaggctgcagggaggtgggggttgggctctgctccctaggaacaagaggaaatggcctcaagttgcatgagttggggtttaggttggagatgaagaacaattttttggctgcaggagtggtcagggcttggcacaggctgcccagggaggtggtggagtgcccatgcctggaggtgttccagaactgtgtggccatggcacttggggccatggtttggtgcccatggtggggttggactggatgaccttggaggccttttccaaccttcatgattctatgcttctgtgactcTAACATTGGAATCCcagagtgccaggttggaagggaccccaaggtcCAACCTTTGCAGGTatcagcagagctgccccagcaccctgccaagctgggtCTtaaagctgcccaggggagggaatccaccacttcccctgggagatgattccagtgcccagctgtgctcatggaaaaacattttcttctggagtccaatgggaatctctcTAGCAGTAACCTGTCCCCATcagcccttctcttctccatgggactccCTGTAGTGAGGAAGTCTCCATCTTCTTGGTAGCCACCCTCTCAGTACTGGGCCATGgtaagaaggtctcccctaagccttttgttctccaggctgagctgagTCAGCTGAGGAGCTTGGATCATCAGGAGCTGTCATGTGTCAAGacttgcagagctgtggtgtggTCAGCTCTGCAGATTTCTCTCTTAGACCTTGAGTtctgctcctgtgctccagacaTTGGACTGCAGCTTCCTCCAGCTCCCTTCAGCTCTCACTGAGCTCTCTGCCAGCAGGGATTCATCTCTTAGCCTGAGAGGGAGAATTTGGggtgcaaagcaaagcagctgacCCTCATTGTGGACCCTGTGGTCCCCCTCTAGGCCCCTTGCAGCAGGCTAGGTGGCACattgagagcatccccagtTCCTCCAGCATAGACtcacagaaggggttgggttggaagggaccttgaaaatcatTCAGTCcgaaccccctgccatgggcagggacacctcccaccagcacagcttgctcaaggcctcatccagcctggccttcaacacctccagggaggggacatcaacaatctccctgggcaacctgttccagagtctctccaccctcactggaaagaatttcttcctcatctccagcatGCTGATGCTCTGAGAGGACAGAA
Above is a genomic segment from Indicator indicator isolate 239-I01 chromosome 36, UM_Iind_1.1, whole genome shotgun sequence containing:
- the REXO1 gene encoding RNA exonuclease 1 homolog; its protein translation is MQGRRHSMWVEEFAWIEDVSLQHVHDGRKESLDGFVKTFEKLPTTDGYPGIYALDCEMCYTKQGLELTRVTVINSDLKVVYDTFVKPDTKVVDYNTRFSGVTEEDLENTSITLRDVQAVLLNMFSADTILIGHSLESDLFALKLIHGTVVDTAIVFPHRLGLPYKRALRTLMADYLKRIIQDSVGGHDSSEDARACMELMVWKIKEDAKVKR